The Panthera tigris isolate Pti1 chromosome A1, P.tigris_Pti1_mat1.1, whole genome shotgun sequence region CAGCAGggactcaataaatacctgtagttaacttttagaagaaaatgatcCACTTCAAAGGggcaatatttaaagaagaacaaGAGGcaagaaatgtataaaatctaGAAGAATaggcaaaaggaaaatatctatttctctatttaaaatagaactaacaCATGGgaataaagttggaaaaataaaattttttcaaatgctgtaAGTCAGCACTTAAAGACGATACACAAACTTCTTTAATAAGTCATGAATTTTGCTTATCCATCCTTAGGAGAATATGCAGATAATCTACACAAACGCAAATTAGCTGAAGAGAAGCCAGCTTACCTCCAAGACTAAGCTTAAAATAACTATTTAGGATGTCATCACAAAAGCGGCACAGGTTGGAGAGCTGTTTCAAATGTTCTTGTAATTGAACTTTAGGAAAGCGTATTTTATAAAGAGGTGCAAGAAAACCAAACACATAGGCATCCAAGGTAGATGGcctaaaaataaattcaggatttttaaaaaacacataggaAAATATTAACTTGGgatcatgttaaaaatattttttctctaatacATTTACCAATTCTGAAGTATACAATATAGTCTTTTAGAAGGTTTACTACACATGTAAGCTTATTAAAATGATGTaatgagggtttttaaaaaaaaatttaatactctaaccatttattttatttagaagaaaattaactcataaattaaaaattcatctttaCTTACAGGTGTTATATGAAGATATGAGACAGGGTGGGGATAGtcttagatattttaaattcatatatatagCATGTCTAGTCAATGTTTGATTACCATGGACAGAGAAATTACTATAgtaattcattaaattttttttttttttttttgagcaaaacCTCATGGGTGGGAGGGGTGGCAAGAGGACTTGCTTTAAATAACTACTCATGGACTATATGCATACAAAACACGAAAACGATTTTTAAGGGAATGCACTCACGTATCTCCAAAGAAAAACTGAGATGTTCCCAATCTGTTTGACAGAAGATTTAGGCACTCCTTGGCATCTCTGTATATCTAGTAAGGATGAAATTACAACTCAAAGGTAGAACAGATGCTCTAGAAGTCCTTCTAAGCAGGCATCCAGGATGTTCATCTCTGCTGCCTCTCTTGTCCCTCCCCTGGAGGGACCTTGCTCTGAAAGTAATCCCAACCATACCTGAGCTTCCACTTCTCGGAGGTGGTAAAGGGGAGGCTCTCCTTTAGTCAGGAGAATTCTATTCAGTGCTCCCTTAGACATCCTTCCAGGCAGGATCAAACTCAAGGGAAAAGGAATTCGTGAAGCAAACCATGGCTTTGTCACAGCAAAGTAATTGTCACTCTCAACCCAGAATGTGTGaagctacaaaacaaaacaaacgaaaaacaCAAGCATGTTCTTTTATGAAAAGAAAGGTCATTTAAACAGTGTGAAAGTTTTGGGTAAATATCCTTGTACAAAGTGGCTTCATAAAACTTTCCCAATTAGAATGACTCAAGGATGAAACAAGATTTTAAACATGTGGATTTGTTGATTGCTATATCCCAGGCACCCAGAACAAGGCCTGGCacatatgtgctcaataaatatttgttgaaggagtgAATGATAGTTAGCTAAATTCTATACATGGAGGAACAAACTCTGTCttccacaaataatttttatttccaaaatgacAGTATCTTTCATGTTGTTTCATGTCTTAGCTGAATGTCTAACAGAACCCAGTTTCACAGTAACATGAAAGAATCAAAATTAATTCATAAATGAAATTTCCTCCTTTAAGCCTTTTTCACTATGTTCCTTCTAAATAGATTAAAGCATACTTTTAGTAGGTCACTACAATGATGTAATATTCACCAATGCTCACCACTGCAGGAAGAAGCTTCTCTTCAAGGAGAGCAATGTAAGCCAGTGTATCTGCCCCCTGTTTTGCTGAGAGTTCATAATcagcattatatttctattaaaaaatataaaaccaaaaaacttcaGAAGTCAAGGGTATCCCACAACagtgaagttaaataaattaagattcctattcttccttaaaaatggcaaatatgATATTAAAAGGCATAATGATAAATACAAAGTCAATGACAAATGCCGTTTAATGCAAATACAGTTCTTAGCACAACATTCCGCACACAGTAAGGTCAATAAATATCAGCTACGGTTTTTTATTAATTGATATTCTGTGATTGTTTACAACCTAGTTTAGCCCATGGCATGTTGTACCAACAATAAATAGAAGTTATTACCTTTAACAATAAGGAAGAAGTTCTAATTGGTTGCATTTTTCcccatgaaaaaagaaagaaaaccttccaAGTTAGAACAATTCTAAATTTTGTTGAcataggatttattttttcaagaaaagtatTGGCAAAACCAATTACaacttttgtatttataaaagtCTTTACATGTTTAAACATTTTGTATGCATTATATAAATCTTTAGATGCTCACACATTTTATACCTTACTTCATGGGACATTTAACTGCAACTCTCCAGTGAAgcgctttttaaaaataaataggggggcacctgggtggctcagttggttgagcgtccgacttcggctcaggtcatgatctcacagttcgtgggttcgagtcccacatcgggctctgtgctgacagctcagagcccggagcctgcttccgattctgtgtctccctctctctctgcccctcccccactcacactctgtctctctctccttcaaaaataaataaacattaaaaaaaaataaaaataaaataggtgctAGTTGAGGGGAACTCAGATGCCATATGCAGCAGAAAGTGTGTGGCAGCTTTCACTCCAGTGATAATCATATCAATAAGTGTAATCATAAAGATGGCTTCATTTAACCTGCCTATTTCTAAACTTCAAGAAAATccaaaaaagtacatgaaaacataaattgaGTGTTCCTCACTACAGGACTTTCAAATCACAGTAAAACTCATGATTCAGAGCGGTAATTCTCAAGTCTCTTTTTATATCAAACTCCAATTGTCTACTGAGTTggtaaaaaagaattaaaaaaaattccccaaaccttacaatgtattttttttaagtaacatgtAGGGAACAATCTACTTCTTCAAAAGGAACCACCCacctgttttcttaaaaagtttagtATTTTCGCAGGCTGAGAAACAATGTTGTCTTCAGTTGTCAAAATTGGTACATCTCCTACAATCAAAAACA contains the following coding sequences:
- the MTX3 gene encoding metaxin-3 isoform X2, giving the protein MAAPLELSCWGGGWGLPSVHSESLVVMAYAKFSGAPLKVNVIDNTWRGSRGDVPILTTEDNIVSQPAKILNFLRKQKYNADYELSAKQGADTLAYIALLEEKLLPAVLHTFWVESDNYFAVTKPWFASRIPFPLSLILPGRMSKGALNRILLTKGEPPLYHLREVEAQIYRDAKECLNLLSNRLGTSQFFFGDTPSTLDAYVFGFLAPLYKIRFPKVQLQEHLKQLSNLCRFCDDILNSYFKLSLGALSCVNRNQQQIDLGEVHSHDTTT
- the MTX3 gene encoding metaxin-3 isoform X1, which codes for MAAPLELSCWGGGWGLPSVHSESLVVMAYAKFSGAPLKVNVIDNTWRGSRGDVPILTTEDNIVSQPAKILNFLRKQKYNADYELSAKQGADTLAYIALLEEKLLPAVLHTFWVESDNYFAVTKPWFASRIPFPLSLILPGRMSKGALNRILLTKGEPPLYHLREVEAQIYRDAKECLNLLSNRLGTSQFFFGDTPSTLDAYVFGFLAPLYKIRFPKVQLQEHLKQLSNLCRFCDDILNSYFKLSLGGTSPAGQETVDANLQKLTQLVNKESNLIEKMDDNLRQSPQLPPRKLPTLKLTPAEDENNSLQRLSP
- the MTX3 gene encoding metaxin-3 isoform X3, producing MAAPLELSCWGGGWGLPSVHSESLVVMAYAKFSGAPLKVNVIDNTWRGSRGDVPILTTEDNIVSQPAKILNFLRKQKYNADYELSAKQGADTLAYIALLEEKLLPAVLHTFWVESDNYFAVTKPWFASRIPFPLSLILPGRMSKGALNRILLTKGEPPLYHLREVEAQIYRDAKECLNLLSNRLGTSQFFFGDTPSTLDAYVFGFLAPLYKIRFPKVQLQEHLKQLSNLCRFCDDILNSYFKLSLGDG